A portion of the Camelus ferus isolate YT-003-E chromosome 16, BCGSAC_Cfer_1.0, whole genome shotgun sequence genome contains these proteins:
- the PRCD gene encoding photoreceptor disk component PRCD, with product MCTTLFLLSTLAMLWRRRFANRVQPEPSGVDGAVTGASMEKDCQSSGREKEPLK from the exons ATGTGCACCACCCTCTTCCTGCTCAGCACCTTGGCCATGCTCTGGCGCCGCCGATTCGCCAACCGGGTCCAACC AGAGCCCAGTGGAGTAGATGGGGCAGTTACAGGCGCCAGCATGGAAAAAGACTGCCAGTCCTCAGGCAG GGAAAAAGAGCCTCTGAAGTAA